One genomic segment of Helianthus annuus cultivar XRQ/B chromosome 14, HanXRQr2.0-SUNRISE, whole genome shotgun sequence includes these proteins:
- the LOC110904340 gene encoding D-lactate dehydrogenase [cytochrome], mitochondrial: MAFSGLLSRLRPSSKPIRFIHNFIKHTPKSQSPILDSTILNNHNNNNYQSWRTFLLPIILGGSLAIHFQKNPSLCDAPNLQETGGRIGGKDSTELVVKGSYKPVPSELIHELKAICQDNMTLDHDERYFHGKPQYSFHKAVNIPDVVVFPRSEDEVSKIVQACNKYKVPIVPYGGATSIEGHTLSPNGGVCIDMTLMKNVKALHVKDMDVVVEPGIGWMELNEYLAPYGLFFPLDPGPGATIGGMCGTRCSGSLAVRYGTMRDNVINLKAVLADGEVVKTASRARKSAAGYDLTRLMIGSEGTLGVITEVTLRLQKIPEHSIVAMCNFPTIKDAADVAIAAMLSGIQVSRVELLDEVQVKAINLANGKDLPEFPTLMFELIGTEAYTREQTHIVQKIASEHNGSDFVFAEDKDAKKELWKIRKEALYACLAMAPNCEAMTTDVCVPLSHLAELISKSKQELDASPLLGTVIAHAGDGNFHTVILFNPEDEEQRKEAERLNNFMVHAALSMEGTCTGEHGVGTGKLKYLEKELGTANLRTMRKIKAALDPNGIMNPGKLIPPHVCL, translated from the exons ATGGCGTTCTCCGGTTTACTCTCTCGTTTGCGCCCTTCTTCCAAACCCATCAGATTCATTCACAACTTCATCAAACACACACCCAAATCTCAATCACCAATTCTTGACAGCACCATTCTTAAcaatcacaacaacaacaactatcaATCATGGAGGACTTTCTTGCTTCCCATTATCCTCGGGGGCTCACTTGCGATTCACTTTCAGAAAAACCCATCTTTATGTGATGCCCCTAATCTCCAAGAAAC AGGTGGGCGAATTGGGGGCAAAGATAGCACAGAGCTTGTTGTGAAGGGCAGTTATAAGCCAGTCCCATCTGAGCTTATTCATGAACTCAAGGCCATATGTCAA GATAACATGACTCTAGATCATGATGAGAGATACTTCCATGGGAAACCACAGTACAGTTTTCACAAAGCAGTCAATATCCCTGACGTTGTTGTGTTTCCGAG GTCTGAAGACGAGGTGTCTAAGATTGTCCAAGCTTGTAACAAGTATAAG GTCCCTATTGTACCGTATGGTGGAGCTACATCAATTGAAGGTCACACTTTATCTCCTAACGGAGGTGTTTGCATTGACATGACCTTAATGAAA AATGTTAAAGCACTTCATGTTAAGGACATGGACGTCGTTGTCGAGCCTGGGATTGGATGGATGGAGCTTAATGAATACTTAGCACCTTATGGTCTATTCTTTCCTCTTGACCCCG GACCTGGAGCAACCATTGGAGGGATGTGCGGGACGCGTTGTTCTGGTTCATTAGCTGTTAG GTACGGAACCATGCGTGACAATGTCATAAATCTTAAg GCTGTTTTAGCAGACGGAGAGGTTGTCAAGACAGCATCTCGTGCTAGAAAAAGTGCTGCTGG GTATGATCTTACTCGGCTGATGATTGGCAGTGAAGGCACTTTAGGTGTAATAACAGAAGTTACACTGCGCCTACAGAAGATTCCAGAACATTCCATT GTTGCAATGTGCAATTTTCCTACCATCAAAGATGCAGCTGATGTGGCAATAGCAGCAATGTTGTCTGGCATTCAG GTGTCAAGAGTGGAGCTGTTAGATGAGGTTCAAGTTAAGGCTATTAATCTTGCTAATGGAAAAGATTTGCCCGAGTTTCCAACTTTAATGTTTGAATTAATCGGCACCG AAGCATATACACGTGAGCAGACACACATAGTTCAGAAGATTGCATCCGAGCATAACGGCTCAGATTTTGTTTTTGCAGAAGATAAAGATGCTAAAAAGGAACTTTGGAAG ATAAGGAAAGAAGCTCTTTATGCCTGTTTAGCAATGGCACCTAATTGTGAAGCAATGACAACG GATGTATGTGTACCCTTATCACATCTGGCTGAACTAATTTCTAAATCTAAACAAGAACTAGACGCTTCACCTCTGCTAGG CACGGTTATCGCTCATGCCGGTGACGGTAACTTTCACACCGTAATTTTATTCAATCCCGAAGACGAAGAACAACGTAAGGAGGCTGAAAGATTAAACAACTTCATGGTTCACGCTGCATTATCAATGGAGGGTACATGTACCGGAGAACACGGCGTTGGTACAGGGAAACTGAAA TATCTTGAAAAAGAACTTGGAACAGCGAATTTGAGGACGATGAGAAAGATAAAGGCGGCTTTGGATCCCAATGGCATCATGAATCCTGGAAAGCTTATTCCACCTCATGTTTGCTTGTAA